A window of Parasynechococcus marenigrum WH 8102 contains these coding sequences:
- the atpB gene encoding F0F1 ATP synthase subunit A, giving the protein MALLPFPLPFAELEVGHHLYWQIGDLYLHGQVFLSSWILIGILLVLVLAGTRNMQRDPLGLQNLLEFLWNFIRDIARDNIGEKYYRDWLPFIGTLFLFIFISNWGGALIPWKIIELPEGELGAPTADINTTVAMALLVSLAYFYAGLSRKGLRFFELYVEPTPIMLPFKIIEEFTKPLSLSFRLFGNILADELAVGVLVYLVPLLVPLPVMLLGLFTSAIQALIFATLTAFYIGEGLHEAH; this is encoded by the coding sequence ATGGCTTTGCTGCCCTTTCCACTCCCGTTCGCTGAACTGGAAGTGGGCCACCACCTGTACTGGCAGATCGGCGATCTGTACCTGCATGGCCAGGTATTTCTGAGCTCCTGGATCCTGATCGGCATCCTGCTGGTTCTTGTTCTGGCTGGCACCCGCAACATGCAGCGCGACCCCCTGGGTCTGCAGAACCTGCTGGAGTTCCTCTGGAACTTCATTCGCGACATCGCCCGCGACAACATCGGCGAGAAGTACTACCGCGACTGGCTGCCGTTCATCGGCACCCTGTTCCTGTTCATCTTCATCAGCAACTGGGGTGGCGCGCTGATCCCCTGGAAGATCATCGAACTTCCCGAGGGTGAGCTGGGCGCTCCCACCGCAGACATCAACACAACGGTGGCCATGGCCCTGCTGGTGTCCCTGGCGTATTTCTATGCCGGTCTGAGCCGCAAGGGTCTGCGCTTCTTCGAGCTGTACGTGGAGCCGACACCGATCATGCTCCCGTTCAAGATCATCGAGGAATTCACCAAGCCCCTGTCGCTCTCCTTCCGTCTGTTCGGAAACATCCTTGCGGACGAACTGGCTGTAGGCGTTCTGGTGTATCTCGTGCCCCTGCTGGTGCCCCTGCCGGTGATGTTGCTTGGCCTGTTCACCAGTGCCATTCAGGCCTTGATCTTCGCGACTCTCACCGCCTTCTACATCGGTGAAGGTCTGCACGAGGCCCACTAA
- a CDS encoding F0F1 ATP synthase subunit B translates to MTLNFNPLETNLVNLAIVIGVLVWFLRGFLGGILDRRRQAILQELQDAETRLKTATEELSKAQSDLAAAQQKADKIRVDGEARAAAIRSDGEQRTIAAMAAVKQGAAADADAEAARIKDILRREAALAAIDKVLSDLPSRLDDQAQARLIDSTITNLENA, encoded by the coding sequence ATGACTCTGAATTTCAACCCTCTAGAGACCAACCTGGTCAACCTGGCCATCGTCATTGGTGTCCTGGTCTGGTTCCTGCGTGGTTTTCTCGGCGGCATCCTCGACCGTCGTCGCCAGGCCATTCTTCAAGAACTTCAGGATGCTGAAACGCGCCTGAAGACCGCCACTGAAGAGCTCAGCAAGGCCCAGTCTGATCTGGCTGCTGCTCAGCAGAAAGCCGACAAGATCCGTGTGGACGGTGAAGCCCGTGCGGCTGCCATCCGCAGTGATGGTGAACAGCGCACCATCGCCGCCATGGCTGCGGTGAAGCAAGGTGCAGCTGCCGATGCCGATGCCGAGGCAGCTCGCATCAAGGACATCCTGCGTCGTGAGGCTGCTCTGGCGGCCATCGACAAGGTGCTGAGTGACCTGCCATCCCGTCTCGATGATCAGGCTCAGGCCCGGTTGATCGACTCCACCATCACCAACCTGGAGAACGCCTGA
- a CDS encoding glycosyltransferase 61 family protein, with translation MNEQLQADSELAAASWLRDPLNPDPFDPLAEWFRIHAEIAAAAQPIRLPKLLGKLDGLYPDEWTAEPQLLEYRDVLWLPDRGCLFHGGNGRALPWTAFSRFPRQRQLPQQSIHRIELSRPVPSFPRLEQALWLPRVNGAVFGEWLTEVLAFLWPLLLKSPQELVGLPVLLGDADSEDPLLAVLHRLMRAQHLTPLLNHHLPAALHLERVLVPQPSLRLHAGTSSVWWRSAVALGDQLAAGVEAEPVDKLYLSRSALPDDRRRIPGEAELELALEASGWMIWHPQQQPLQVQVAALRAARVIAGFHGAAWHGLGWIDPEAPKPRLLVLGDRPSLDLMLQLRLQRFEGWYVPCQEATAGQAELLESLLADAAASE, from the coding sequence ATGAATGAGCAGCTGCAGGCCGATTCGGAGCTGGCTGCAGCCTCGTGGCTGCGCGATCCGCTGAACCCAGATCCGTTTGATCCACTGGCGGAATGGTTTCGGATTCATGCCGAGATCGCAGCTGCCGCACAACCGATCCGCCTCCCCAAGTTGCTGGGAAAGCTCGATGGGCTTTATCCCGACGAATGGACCGCAGAACCGCAGTTGCTGGAGTACCGCGATGTTCTCTGGCTGCCGGATCGGGGCTGTCTGTTCCATGGCGGCAACGGTCGCGCGCTTCCCTGGACGGCCTTCAGCCGTTTCCCCCGCCAGCGTCAGCTGCCGCAGCAATCCATTCACCGAATCGAGTTGAGCAGACCGGTACCAAGTTTTCCGCGCCTGGAGCAGGCCCTCTGGCTGCCGCGGGTGAATGGCGCTGTTTTCGGTGAATGGCTCACCGAAGTGCTGGCCTTCCTCTGGCCCCTGCTGCTGAAGTCTCCCCAGGAACTGGTCGGGCTGCCGGTGTTGCTCGGTGATGCCGATTCGGAGGACCCATTGCTGGCGGTGCTGCACCGGTTGATGCGTGCCCAGCATCTGACGCCGCTGCTCAACCACCATCTGCCGGCGGCGTTGCATCTGGAGCGGGTGTTGGTGCCCCAACCGAGCTTGCGCCTTCACGCCGGAACGTCATCGGTGTGGTGGCGATCGGCGGTGGCCCTGGGTGATCAGCTGGCGGCTGGAGTGGAAGCCGAGCCCGTCGACAAGCTCTATCTCTCCCGTTCGGCACTGCCGGACGATCGGCGCCGTATTCCGGGGGAAGCAGAGCTGGAGCTGGCTTTGGAGGCCAGCGGCTGGATGATCTGGCATCCCCAGCAGCAACCGTTGCAGGTGCAGGTGGCGGCCCTGCGGGCAGCACGGGTGATTGCCGGTTTCCATGGAGCGGCCTGGCATGGGCTGGGCTGGATTGATCCAGAGGCCCCAAAGCCCCGGCTGTTGGTGCTGGGGGATCGACCATCCCTGGATCTCATGCTGCAGCTGCGCTTGCAGCGGTTTGAGGGGTGGTACGTGCCCTGCCAGGAGGCAACGGCAGGCCAGGCAGAGCTGCTGGAGAGCTTGTTGGCAGACGCAGCGGCTTCAGAATGA
- a CDS encoding HEPN domain-containing protein, with the protein MNRSKDWFHQAAADLAQAQLSAEAGHHEWACFACHQAVEKALKAIHLQQGQQSWGHGLGRSFRELPPAVAADLANAVCDLEDRLRVLDALYIPTRYPDSLPEGAPTDHFGRLQSSDALSHARALLDAIRLALADA; encoded by the coding sequence ATGAACCGCTCCAAGGACTGGTTTCACCAAGCAGCCGCTGATCTGGCTCAGGCCCAGCTGAGCGCCGAGGCCGGTCACCATGAGTGGGCTTGTTTCGCCTGTCATCAAGCCGTTGAAAAAGCCCTGAAGGCCATCCACCTGCAGCAGGGACAGCAGAGCTGGGGCCATGGCCTTGGCCGTTCATTTCGTGAGTTGCCACCTGCTGTTGCGGCAGATCTGGCCAACGCTGTCTGTGATCTGGAAGACCGGCTGCGGGTGCTGGATGCCCTTTATATCCCGACCCGTTACCCCGATAGCCTTCCAGAAGGTGCGCCCACCGATCATTTCGGCCGCCTGCAGAGCTCTGACGCCCTCAGCCATGCCCGTGCGCTCCTTGACGCAATCCGTTTGGCGTTGGCCGACGCCTGA
- a CDS encoding class I SAM-dependent methyltransferase — MAEPGNRDAATPVVSAFYDRFPFPGDPLQDGPPPGYNWRWCHQSVLAAVHGAVPAGTVRPRILDAGCGTGVSTDYLCHLNPGAEVLGIDISEGALAVARERLQRSGAAAQVSQLRQEQRSLLDLESEGPFDYINSVGVLHHLDQPESGLRSLAGRLAPDGLLHLFLYADAGRWEIHRTQQALTLLDVGTGREGLRLGRELLASLPEGNRLARHHCERWAVDCAADANFADMYLHPQETSYDLQRLFAFIEAADLHFAGFSNAEVWDPARLLNGELLERAQALPQRQQWLLVEQLDPNISHFEFFLSSQPVQPASWSDAALQAAKGLRQPCLWGEPDPILDRNMQPLQLSDAERQLLRRVDEQPNTPLGAMAEPAVIRDLAARQLLLLKA; from the coding sequence ATGGCTGAGCCAGGGAACAGGGACGCCGCCACTCCGGTGGTCAGCGCCTTCTACGACCGTTTCCCGTTTCCTGGTGATCCGCTGCAGGACGGCCCACCACCCGGGTACAACTGGCGCTGGTGCCATCAGAGCGTCCTGGCTGCCGTGCATGGGGCGGTGCCAGCAGGGACGGTGAGGCCACGGATCCTGGATGCCGGCTGCGGCACCGGTGTCAGCACCGACTACCTCTGCCATCTCAATCCAGGTGCCGAGGTTCTGGGGATCGACATCAGCGAGGGGGCACTGGCGGTGGCCCGGGAGCGATTGCAGCGTTCCGGTGCAGCGGCCCAGGTGAGCCAGCTGCGCCAGGAGCAGCGCAGCCTGCTGGACCTGGAGAGCGAAGGACCGTTCGACTACATCAACTCCGTCGGGGTGCTGCACCATCTGGATCAACCGGAGTCGGGTCTGCGCTCGTTGGCTGGGCGCTTGGCCCCCGATGGTTTGCTCCATCTCTTCTTGTATGCGGACGCCGGCCGCTGGGAGATCCACCGCACCCAGCAGGCCCTAACCCTGCTTGATGTCGGCACGGGACGCGAGGGCCTGCGCCTTGGCCGGGAGTTGTTGGCGTCGCTGCCGGAGGGCAACCGACTGGCGCGTCACCATTGCGAGCGCTGGGCCGTGGACTGCGCCGCCGATGCCAACTTCGCCGACATGTATTTGCATCCGCAGGAGACCAGCTACGACCTGCAGCGCCTGTTTGCCTTCATCGAAGCGGCCGATCTCCATTTCGCCGGCTTCTCCAATGCGGAGGTCTGGGATCCGGCCAGGCTGCTGAACGGAGAACTGCTGGAGCGGGCCCAGGCGCTGCCGCAACGTCAGCAATGGCTGCTGGTGGAACAGCTGGATCCAAACATCAGCCACTTTGAGTTCTTCCTGTCGTCACAACCGGTTCAGCCAGCGAGCTGGAGTGACGCTGCTCTGCAGGCTGCCAAGGGACTGCGGCAGCCCTGCCTCTGGGGGGAACCGGATCCAATCCTGGACCGCAACATGCAACCGCTGCAGCTCAGCGATGCAGAGCGCCAACTGTTGCGCCGCGTTGACGAGCAGCCGAACACACCGCTGGGTGCCATGGCGGAGCCAGCCGTGATCCGTGATCTCGCGGCTCGCCAGCTATTGCTGCTGAAGGCGTAA
- a CDS encoding globin family protein gives MSIVSNSIINADAEARYLSPGELDQIKAFVTGGQRRLRVAQVLCESRERIVKQAGGQLFQKRPDVISPGGNAYGEEMTATCLRDMDYYLRLVTYGIVAGDVTPIEEIGVIGAKELYRSLGTPLEAMAEAVREMKTVAMGLLTGDDAAEAGTYFDYVVGALA, from the coding sequence ATGAGCATCGTCTCCAACTCGATCATCAACGCGGACGCCGAAGCCCGCTATCTCAGCCCTGGCGAACTCGACCAGATCAAAGCCTTCGTGACCGGCGGACAACGCCGTCTACGCGTGGCTCAGGTTCTGTGTGAGAGCCGCGAGCGGATTGTGAAGCAGGCCGGCGGCCAGCTGTTCCAGAAGCGCCCTGACGTCATCTCCCCCGGCGGTAACGCCTACGGCGAAGAGATGACCGCCACCTGCCTGCGCGACATGGATTACTACCTGCGCCTGGTGACCTACGGCATCGTCGCGGGTGACGTGACCCCGATCGAAGAAATCGGTGTGATCGGCGCCAAGGAGCTCTATCGCTCCCTGGGCACTCCCCTCGAGGCCATGGCGGAAGCCGTGCGTGAGATGAAGACCGTCGCCATGGGTCTGCTGACCGGCGATGACGCCGCTGAAGCCGGCACCTACTTCGACTACGTGGTGGGCGCACTCGCCTGA
- the apcB gene encoding allophycocyanin subunit beta, producing MQDAITNVINKSDVQGLYLDTASMTNLESYFASGELRVRAAATISANASAIIRDAVAKALLYSDITRPGGNMYTTRRYAACIRDLDYYLRYSTYAMLAGDTSILDERVLNGLKETYNSLGVPIGATVQAIQAMKEVTAGLVGPDAGKEMGVYFDYICSGLGN from the coding sequence ATGCAAGACGCCATTACCAACGTCATCAATAAGTCCGACGTTCAGGGTCTCTACCTGGACACGGCCTCGATGACCAACCTCGAGTCCTACTTCGCCAGCGGCGAGCTGCGTGTGCGCGCTGCCGCCACCATCAGCGCCAATGCCTCCGCCATCATTCGTGATGCCGTGGCCAAGGCTCTGCTGTACTCGGACATCACCCGTCCCGGCGGCAACATGTACACCACCCGCCGCTACGCCGCCTGCATCCGCGACCTGGACTACTACCTGCGGTATTCCACCTACGCCATGCTCGCCGGCGACACCTCCATCCTCGATGAGCGTGTTCTGAACGGCCTCAAGGAGACCTACAACTCCCTGGGTGTGCCCATCGGCGCCACCGTTCAGGCCATCCAGGCCATGAAGGAAGTCACCGCCGGTCTGGTCGGCCCAGACGCCGGCAAGGAAATGGGTGTGTACTTCGACTACATCTGCTCCGGCCTGGGCAACTGA
- a CDS encoding phycobilisome linker polypeptide — protein MRLFKVTACIPSPEKVRTQRELQNTFFTKWVPYDSWFAEQQRIQKQGGRIIKVELCTGGRQVNVGN, from the coding sequence ATGCGGTTGTTCAAAGTCACCGCCTGCATCCCCAGCCCTGAAAAGGTGCGGACGCAGCGCGAATTGCAGAACACCTTCTTCACCAAGTGGGTCCCCTACGACAGCTGGTTCGCTGAGCAACAGCGGATTCAGAAGCAAGGTGGCCGCATCATTAAGGTGGAGCTCTGCACCGGCGGCCGTCAGGTCAACGTCGGTAACTGA
- a CDS encoding TlyA family RNA methyltransferase, which translates to MAAKQRLDLELLSRGLVVSRQQAQQLIRAGKVRDGAGTLLDKPGTEVAAALELRVEQPPRFVSRGGEKLLAGLKAFPIATEGRVCLDGGISTGGFTDCLLQHGASRVYGVDVGYGQTAWSLRTDERVVLRERTNLRHLQPEQLYGAEDPWPSLAVTDVSFISLRLVLPALRRLLQPAGGLCPEALVLVKPQFEVGKDRVGKGGVVRDPVAHRDAIELVMAAAAELGWYPQGIVASPITGPAGNHEYVLWLAEAEGALLPDLEPLVATTLAS; encoded by the coding sequence ATGGCTGCGAAACAGCGTCTGGATCTGGAGCTGCTCAGTCGCGGGCTGGTGGTCTCGCGGCAACAGGCGCAGCAACTGATCCGGGCCGGCAAGGTGCGCGATGGCGCCGGCACCCTGCTGGACAAGCCCGGCACCGAGGTGGCGGCAGCTCTGGAGCTGCGGGTTGAGCAGCCCCCCCGCTTCGTGTCGCGCGGCGGCGAGAAATTACTGGCGGGCCTGAAGGCCTTCCCGATCGCCACGGAAGGCCGCGTCTGCCTGGATGGCGGCATCTCCACCGGTGGCTTCACCGATTGCCTGCTCCAGCACGGTGCCTCCCGGGTGTATGGCGTGGATGTGGGCTATGGCCAGACCGCCTGGAGCCTGCGCACCGATGAACGGGTGGTGTTGCGGGAACGCACCAACCTGCGCCACCTGCAGCCCGAGCAGCTGTACGGGGCGGAGGATCCCTGGCCCAGCCTGGCGGTGACCGATGTGTCGTTCATTTCTCTGCGTCTGGTGCTGCCGGCCTTGCGACGACTGCTGCAGCCAGCGGGTGGTCTCTGCCCTGAGGCCCTGGTGTTGGTGAAACCTCAGTTTGAAGTCGGTAAGGATCGGGTGGGCAAGGGCGGCGTGGTGCGCGATCCGGTAGCCCACCGCGATGCGATTGAGCTGGTGATGGCGGCGGCCGCTGAATTGGGCTGGTATCCGCAAGGGATCGTGGCTTCGCCGATCACCGGCCCAGCTGGCAACCATGAGTACGTGCTGTGGCTGGCGGAAGCGGAGGGAGCCTTGCTGCCGGATCTCGAGCCATTGGTGGCGACCACTTTGGCCAGCTGA
- a CDS encoding phycobilisome rod-core linker polypeptide: MTVTASSGSPRVSPQLFDTLPLSSVRQAEQQDRFPERVELENLVNFFRSGQDRIEASRIIAANAEAIVARAANRIFVGGTPLSFLEAPLTTGETGRPSGQEGTPLAADQVAFEQSVRTFTGSSGDTKRGNFLTRLLEGAGGDADVRVVLPTGFNAISVAKYGPAFMRKSVRDMGWFLRYVGYALVAGDPSILAVNTRGLRDILLENCSLTATNVALQEMRAASAQLLRDRPEARQLTIDCFNVLLQELAIPTPSTKQRQGSSVQQGLQLPAIYALAAEGRQLLEMRPGLSGSEKAEIIRGAYRQVFERDIAKGYSQTPCSLEASQVVQGQISMREFIRALGRSKEYRQQFHDGYVNSRVVELAYRHFLGRGISSLEEFRKSFAILSDQGLNGLVDVLVNSAEYAQTFGEETVPFLRDLGTEAQESAGWGSNRKLFNFSAPFDGAPQYVTLYASYRQPFADQHVYGGGNDPVANQYGAIFPSGTASVATRPAPYGYDSRRLLVSNGLNSPGQLDSASFRSSRPRKVGPRVMRLQQIATGGNVNPRRGGQPSVRNTESSTQAVINAVYVQVLGNAGYAGERRGSDEARLENGDISLREFVRCVARSDAFRRRYWSGLYITKAIEVIHRRLLGRPTFGRWEIDALFDTAARKGFYGVVDALINSREYNESFGEDTVPFERFITPGDLSVRRTPTFMREVTSFGYAESSFVLNNRPEAAETKGFRGSGELTQRNLLGNSKATSEGWSGMARGFAQGTDLNPSLMQIRLGESLQSKSERRKALPPLTPMTGALASGGANGYKLRSSLPASLSLTRPCSETELLNVINATYRQLLNRVPLDSERLLSAESKLRNEDISLKGFIEAVALSDAFQTRLFNLAPLRAATAATIALLGRAATPAEVSRFLIVRAESGQPKAVQELVEQLPASDSVPRTDGMNTRSGVSQATLQRTAALYRGNAGMTPPTDAAI; encoded by the coding sequence ATGACAGTGACCGCCAGCAGCGGCAGCCCGCGTGTCTCTCCCCAACTGTTCGACACCCTGCCGCTCTCCAGCGTTCGCCAGGCGGAGCAGCAGGACCGCTTCCCCGAGCGTGTTGAGCTCGAGAACCTGGTCAACTTCTTCCGCAGCGGTCAGGACCGCATCGAGGCCTCGCGGATCATCGCGGCCAATGCGGAAGCCATCGTTGCCCGTGCCGCCAACCGCATCTTTGTGGGCGGTACGCCGCTGTCGTTCCTGGAAGCACCGCTGACCACCGGCGAGACCGGCCGTCCCAGCGGTCAGGAGGGCACCCCCCTGGCGGCGGACCAGGTGGCCTTCGAACAATCGGTGCGCACCTTCACCGGCAGCAGTGGTGACACCAAACGCGGCAATTTCCTCACCCGGCTGCTGGAAGGCGCCGGCGGTGATGCCGATGTTCGGGTTGTGCTGCCTACTGGCTTCAATGCCATCAGTGTGGCCAAGTACGGCCCCGCCTTCATGCGCAAGTCCGTGCGGGACATGGGCTGGTTCCTGCGCTACGTGGGCTACGCCCTGGTGGCCGGTGACCCCAGCATCCTTGCGGTGAACACCCGCGGCCTGCGCGACATTCTTCTGGAGAACTGCTCCCTCACCGCCACCAACGTGGCGCTGCAGGAAATGCGCGCCGCATCAGCCCAGCTGCTGCGGGATCGGCCGGAAGCCCGCCAGCTGACCATCGACTGCTTCAACGTGCTGTTGCAGGAGTTGGCGATTCCCACCCCCAGCACCAAGCAGCGCCAGGGCAGCAGCGTCCAACAGGGCCTGCAGCTGCCGGCGATCTATGCCCTGGCCGCCGAAGGGCGCCAATTGCTCGAGATGCGTCCTGGCCTCTCCGGATCTGAAAAGGCGGAAATCATCCGCGGTGCCTACCGCCAGGTGTTCGAACGCGACATCGCTAAGGGCTACTCCCAGACCCCTTGCAGTTTGGAAGCCAGCCAGGTGGTGCAGGGCCAGATCTCGATGCGCGAATTCATCCGCGCCCTTGGCCGCAGCAAGGAATACCGCCAGCAGTTCCACGACGGTTACGTCAACAGCCGGGTGGTGGAGCTGGCTTACCGCCATTTCCTCGGCCGAGGAATCAGCTCCCTGGAGGAGTTCCGCAAGTCCTTCGCCATCCTCAGCGACCAGGGTCTGAACGGCCTGGTGGATGTGTTGGTGAACTCCGCCGAATACGCCCAGACCTTCGGGGAAGAGACGGTTCCGTTCCTGCGCGACTTGGGCACCGAAGCGCAGGAGAGCGCCGGCTGGGGCTCCAACCGCAAGCTGTTCAACTTCAGCGCCCCCTTTGATGGGGCTCCTCAGTACGTCACCCTTTACGCCTCCTACCGCCAGCCCTTCGCTGATCAGCACGTCTACGGCGGTGGCAACGACCCAGTGGCCAACCAGTACGGCGCCATCTTCCCCAGTGGCACGGCCTCGGTGGCAACCCGCCCCGCTCCCTACGGCTACGACAGCCGTCGACTGCTGGTGAGCAACGGACTCAACAGCCCCGGACAGCTGGACAGCGCCAGCTTCCGCAGCAGCCGTCCACGCAAGGTTGGGCCCAGGGTGATGCGTCTGCAGCAGATCGCCACAGGTGGCAACGTCAACCCCCGGCGTGGCGGTCAGCCCAGCGTGCGCAACACCGAATCCAGCACCCAGGCGGTGATCAACGCCGTGTATGTGCAGGTGCTGGGCAATGCCGGCTACGCCGGTGAGCGCCGCGGCTCCGACGAGGCCCGGCTGGAAAACGGCGACATCTCCCTGCGGGAGTTTGTGCGCTGTGTGGCCCGTTCCGATGCTTTCCGCCGCCGCTATTGGAGCGGCCTTTACATCACCAAAGCGATCGAGGTGATCCATCGCCGCTTGCTCGGCCGCCCCACCTTTGGTCGCTGGGAGATCGATGCCCTGTTCGACACGGCAGCCCGCAAAGGTTTCTACGGCGTGGTGGATGCCCTGATCAACAGCCGCGAATACAACGAAAGCTTCGGCGAGGACACCGTTCCCTTCGAGCGGTTCATCACCCCTGGCGATCTTTCTGTGCGTCGAACGCCCACGTTCATGCGTGAGGTCACCAGCTTTGGTTACGCCGAATCGAGTTTTGTTCTCAACAACCGACCTGAAGCTGCTGAAACCAAAGGATTCCGCGGCAGTGGTGAGCTGACGCAGCGCAATCTGCTCGGCAATTCCAAGGCAACCTCAGAGGGCTGGAGCGGAATGGCCAGAGGGTTCGCTCAGGGAACGGACCTGAACCCCAGCTTGATGCAGATCCGACTTGGGGAATCCCTCCAATCCAAATCGGAACGCCGCAAGGCGCTTCCCCCGCTCACGCCAATGACCGGCGCGCTGGCCAGTGGTGGGGCTAATGGATACAAGCTGCGTTCCAGTCTTCCTGCATCTCTCTCGCTGACGCGACCCTGCAGTGAAACAGAGCTGTTGAACGTCATCAACGCGACATACAGACAACTGCTCAACCGCGTGCCGCTTGACAGCGAACGACTGCTGTCAGCCGAATCGAAACTGCGCAACGAGGACATCAGCCTGAAGGGTTTCATCGAAGCTGTTGCCCTCAGCGATGCCTTCCAAACACGACTGTTCAACCTGGCGCCGTTGCGGGCGGCGACCGCCGCCACAATTGCTTTGCTGGGCCGCGCTGCGACCCCTGCTGAAGTCAGTCGGTTCCTGATTGTGCGCGCGGAATCCGGCCAACCCAAAGCCGTTCAAGAGCTTGTTGAGCAGCTGCCTGCGAGCGACAGCGTCCCTCGCACGGACGGCATGAACACCCGTTCAGGCGTCAGTCAGGCCACGCTTCAGCGCACGGCAGCCCTCTACCGCGGCAATGCCGGCATGACGCCACCCACCGACGCCGCGATCTGA
- a CDS encoding F0F1 ATP synthase subunit B' gives MTWLLLAEAGVPEGGLFDLDATLPLMAVQVVLLTFLLNVLFFRPVGKVVEDREGYISTSRADAKQKLAQVEQLEADLAEQLKGARQAAQSVIVEAEQEVDRLYREALAAAEAEANRSKDESRRAIEAERESARTQLQGQVDQLSTTIINRLLAA, from the coding sequence ATGACCTGGCTTCTGCTCGCTGAAGCAGGTGTTCCGGAGGGAGGTCTCTTTGACCTCGATGCCACCCTTCCGCTGATGGCGGTTCAGGTGGTTCTCCTCACCTTCCTGCTCAATGTCCTCTTCTTCCGTCCGGTCGGCAAGGTCGTGGAAGACCGTGAGGGCTACATCTCCACCAGCCGCGCCGATGCCAAGCAGAAGCTTGCCCAGGTGGAGCAGCTCGAGGCCGATCTGGCTGAACAGCTGAAAGGGGCACGTCAGGCGGCTCAATCCGTGATTGTCGAGGCCGAACAAGAGGTTGACCGTCTGTATCGCGAAGCGCTGGCAGCGGCGGAAGCCGAAGCCAACCGCAGCAAAGACGAAAGCCGTCGCGCCATCGAAGCCGAGCGTGAATCTGCCCGCACCCAGTTGCAGGGCCAGGTGGATCAGCTCAGCACCACCATCATCAACCGACTTCTGGCTGCGTGA
- a CDS encoding nucleotidyltransferase domain-containing protein codes for MRSLTQSVWRWPTPEQVLEQVQAWAVEQKQNAPGLQQVGVFGSYGRGSAGFGSDLDLLIVDLDARGGQIDRLQRWPLEQLPLSCDALVLTPKELTARLTDGSRMAAELQRDLLWML; via the coding sequence GTGCGCTCCTTGACGCAATCCGTTTGGCGTTGGCCGACGCCTGAGCAGGTGCTCGAGCAGGTGCAGGCCTGGGCCGTGGAGCAGAAGCAGAACGCACCTGGGCTGCAGCAGGTGGGGGTGTTCGGGAGCTATGGCCGCGGCAGCGCCGGATTCGGCAGCGACCTTGATCTGTTGATCGTCGATCTGGACGCCAGAGGCGGTCAAATCGATCGTTTGCAGCGCTGGCCCCTCGAGCAGCTGCCCTTGAGTTGTGATGCTCTCGTGCTGACGCCCAAAGAGCTGACCGCTCGGCTCACGGATGGCTCGCGGATGGCCGCAGAGCTGCAGCGTGATCTGCTCTGGATGCTCTAG
- the atpH gene encoding ATP synthase F1 subunit delta: MPLLNSLATPYAEALLQVTEARGESQTVADQCKQLLEIWDSSADFRNAMVSPVLEPDAKKMALQALVGEQVTPSMLNLLKVLADRQRLLAFDAVMLRYLELYREQQGITLAEVRSAQTLTEDQQAALSKKVQAMAGTNMVDIDLSVDPSLIGGFVVSLGSQVIDASLAGQVRRLGLALAKAS, from the coding sequence ATGCCTCTCCTGAATTCCCTCGCCACCCCCTACGCCGAAGCCTTGCTTCAGGTCACTGAAGCCCGTGGCGAATCCCAGACGGTCGCTGACCAGTGCAAGCAACTGCTTGAGATCTGGGACAGTTCCGCTGATTTCCGCAATGCAATGGTGTCGCCGGTGCTCGAGCCCGATGCCAAGAAAATGGCACTGCAGGCGCTCGTCGGCGAGCAAGTCACGCCGTCCATGCTGAACTTGCTCAAGGTTCTGGCTGATCGCCAGCGGCTGCTGGCCTTCGACGCCGTGATGCTGCGCTACCTCGAGCTCTACCGAGAGCAGCAGGGCATCACTCTTGCTGAAGTCCGCTCAGCGCAGACCCTCACCGAGGATCAGCAGGCGGCCCTCTCCAAAAAGGTGCAGGCGATGGCCGGCACCAACATGGTCGACATCGACCTCAGTGTTGATCCCTCACTCATCGGCGGCTTCGTCGTGAGTCTTGGATCCCAGGTGATCGACGCCAGCCTGGCTGGCCAGGTTCGTCGCCTCGGTCTGGCGCTCGCCAAAGCGAGCTGA
- the atpE gene encoding ATP synthase F0 subunit C: MDSITSAASVVAAGLAVGLAAIGPGIGQGTASGGAVEGIARQPEAEGKIRGTLLLSLAFMESLTIYGLVVALVLLFANPFAG; the protein is encoded by the coding sequence ATGGATTCCATCACCTCCGCCGCTTCCGTTGTGGCTGCTGGCCTGGCAGTCGGTCTGGCCGCCATCGGTCCTGGTATCGGTCAGGGCACCGCGTCCGGCGGCGCTGTTGAGGGCATCGCCCGTCAGCCCGAAGCCGAAGGCAAGATTCGCGGCACCCTGCTGCTGTCCCTGGCGTTCATGGAATCGCTGACCATCTACGGCCTGGTGGTGGCTCTGGTGCTTCTGTTCGCCAACCCCTTCGCCGGCTGA